One window from the genome of Deinococcus planocerae encodes:
- a CDS encoding vitamin K epoxide reductase family protein, with the protein MDPTQLSRELRQAHTPDLQRRRWIVGLSLLGVAMGQIVSLYQTGILKDLPDPPGPFDSARVDASDYAYKRLMTPDALMMVVNYGVTAWLAAAGGKDRASDLPLLPVAMGLKIAGDALTSLELGREEWAQNKALCVYCQVATVASLASVVLAFPETRRALGNLRR; encoded by the coding sequence GTGGACCCCACCCAACTCAGCCGTGAACTGCGCCAAGCCCACACCCCCGACCTCCAGCGGCGCCGCTGGATCGTCGGGCTGTCTCTGCTCGGTGTGGCGATGGGGCAGATCGTGTCCCTGTACCAGACGGGCATCCTCAAAGATCTGCCCGACCCGCCCGGCCCCTTCGACTCGGCCCGGGTGGACGCTTCCGACTACGCCTACAAGCGCCTGATGACTCCCGACGCCCTGATGATGGTCGTGAACTACGGGGTGACCGCGTGGCTCGCGGCGGCGGGCGGCAAGGACCGGGCCTCGGACCTGCCGCTGCTGCCTGTGGCGATGGGCCTCAAGATCGCGGGCGACGCCCTGACCTCCCTCGAACTGGGCCGGGAGGAGTGGGCGCAGAACAAGGCCCTGTGCGTCTACTGCCAGGTGGCGACCGTGGCCTCGCTCGCCTCCGTGGTGCTGGCCTTCCCCGAGACGCGCCGGGCCCTGGGCAACCTGCGCCGCTGA
- a CDS encoding lysophospholipid acyltransferase family protein, translated as MGRDIMPPDLPSPTRLRLRPETLAGWVRLRFAGDALLARQARTLANLPPGLTPAERAERQREASRVILRHLGVRLESQGLEHARGGPFVVVALHESLLDVPALLTLPLELRFAARDEVFSWPLVGPAITRLGHLCIRPESGAAAYRHLLTAGRAVLAGGESLALFPQGSVLGVETAFQRGAFTLARHLRAPLLPVVLTGGHRVWEHPFTPTLRYGQTVGLRVLPPVPVPQVLDEPPDVLRSRMQREMKRVALSGSLPAPRRYDPERDGYWDGYRFDIDPAFPEVRDRIEARRLLRRGATA; from the coding sequence ATGGGGCGGGACATCATGCCGCCCGACCTCCCTTCCCCCACCCGGCTGCGCCTGCGACCCGAGACGCTGGCGGGCTGGGTTCGGCTGCGCTTTGCCGGGGACGCTCTCCTCGCCCGACAGGCCCGGACCCTGGCGAACCTTCCGCCCGGCCTGACACCCGCCGAGCGCGCGGAGCGGCAACGGGAGGCGAGCCGGGTGATCCTCAGGCACCTGGGGGTGCGGCTGGAGAGTCAGGGGCTCGAACACGCGCGGGGCGGGCCCTTCGTGGTGGTTGCCCTGCACGAGAGCCTGCTCGACGTTCCGGCGCTGCTGACGCTGCCGCTGGAGCTGCGGTTCGCCGCGCGGGATGAGGTCTTCTCCTGGCCGCTCGTCGGCCCGGCGATCACGCGGCTGGGGCACCTCTGCATCCGCCCGGAAAGCGGGGCCGCCGCCTACCGCCACCTCCTGACGGCGGGGCGCGCGGTGCTCGCGGGCGGGGAGAGCCTGGCCCTCTTTCCGCAGGGTTCGGTCCTCGGGGTGGAGACGGCCTTTCAGCGGGGAGCCTTCACCCTCGCGCGGCACCTGCGCGCACCCCTCCTGCCCGTGGTGCTGACGGGCGGGCACCGGGTCTGGGAGCACCCCTTCACCCCGACCCTGCGCTACGGCCAGACGGTCGGGCTGCGGGTGCTGCCGCCCGTCCCCGTGCCGCAGGTGCTCGATGAGCCCCCCGACGTCCTGCGAAGCCGGATGCAGCGCGAGATGAAGCGCGTGGCCCTCTCGGGAAGCCTGCCCGCGCCCCGCCGCTATGACCCTGAACGCGACGGCTATTGGGACGGCTACCGCTTCGACATCGACCCGGCCTTCCCGGAGGTGCGGGACCGCATCGAGGCGCGGCGCCTGCTCCGGCGGGGCGCGACGGCGTGA